The proteins below come from a single Terriglobia bacterium genomic window:
- a CDS encoding carboxypeptidase-like regulatory domain-containing protein, which yields MNNRSTLLKLVIWGVLFTLAMTDMVMAQVLNARMRGTVTDQSGAVIPGVKVTATNVGTGSSKELVSENDGSFEYLQLGVGNYKVTAEKSGFKMFTTTGIHLVTNQVYLLNISMEVGAVTQEVSVQANATQVETTNMQLGTVVSGSTIVDMPLNGRNWVQLQQLQPGVMSASDGRGSFSTNGGQTDQNAYLINGTDSQDLPLNTVLFIPSPDAIAEFRLVTNTLNPEYGRASGATVNAITKSGTNQFHGSGFEFFRDTSLDTRNFFGAPHQAVIFHQNQFGGTIGGPIRKNNTFFFFSYQGTRNRVPQAGGNSPVYTQDQRNGIFPDLATSSVLSPFPLKGENGTLFPAGTPYSTIFPTGHIPTADFNSVAAGLMNKFVPLPNSGANFLFNPTTTGLADQLIARIDHTFSTKDSIWGNWFWQRNPTTDTLPFTGANLPGFADVNQRHLQQYTANWTHVLNDHVVNEARFGYSRFNFAAVTPVTPTLPSSVGFTGITPQNPGSAGLPVITVSGLFTLGFSTNGPQPRIDQTYQVTDNLSWVKGKHTLKFGFDMRRAQVYNPFNNSNSGSFGFGGSGLFSTGNAGADFLLGIPDTYNQGSGDIINARTQEYYIYAQDQYKVRPNLTLTYGVGWQIDTPLNDNFHDNHAMVAFRPGQQSTVFPTAPVGYVFQGDAGVNASGSTYFKDFGPRFGFAWSPNWGWLSGGAGKMSIRGGFGLYFNRSLEEQTLQFLADPPFGLSSPGASTVAGGTGSPGFANPFCDVAGRGCVPNQFPFGGIAPGTRVDFASLSPFFALFQDPKTRPAYSQNFNLTVERQLPADMILSIGYVGALARHNVLIRSLSPGLNQAGCAANPSCVANRVNQGFVFPQNFPFDINVLGTVPWNTETVGNSNYNALQVSLNKHFSHGMQFLASYTWSHAMDNASGFEDSGFGGGGFGQFGSARGTNPFNLNAGYGNSAYDASQRFVFSYTYELPFAHLMGHNRLTDGWKITGITTFQSGLALDVVDGGFRSLSCWQFDFGVCADAPNSTGPVQFTDPRTASFVNGIKGGTTSRTNYWFNPNTFALEPFGTFGNVGRNNLSAPGVYNFDFALFKDTKITESTKVELRFEFYNFFNHTQFNAPGTTDVNSSNFGRITSAAQPRLIQLAAKFYF from the coding sequence ATGAACAATCGTTCCACTCTTTTGAAACTTGTGATCTGGGGGGTTCTCTTTACGTTGGCCATGACGGACATGGTCATGGCCCAAGTATTGAATGCCAGGATGCGCGGCACGGTGACCGACCAGTCAGGAGCAGTCATCCCAGGCGTCAAGGTCACCGCCACGAATGTTGGCACTGGAAGCTCCAAGGAGTTAGTATCCGAAAACGACGGAAGCTTCGAATATCTTCAACTCGGGGTCGGCAACTACAAGGTCACGGCAGAAAAGTCCGGGTTTAAAATGTTCACGACAACCGGGATCCATCTGGTGACCAATCAAGTCTACCTTTTGAACATCTCCATGGAGGTCGGAGCGGTGACGCAGGAGGTTTCCGTTCAGGCGAATGCCACTCAAGTCGAAACCACCAACATGCAATTGGGAACGGTGGTCTCCGGATCCACGATCGTGGATATGCCGCTCAACGGCCGCAATTGGGTCCAGTTGCAGCAATTGCAGCCGGGCGTGATGTCGGCGTCTGACGGCCGCGGATCTTTCTCTACCAACGGCGGCCAGACGGACCAGAACGCTTACCTGATCAACGGAACCGACTCTCAGGACCTGCCGTTGAACACGGTGCTGTTTATCCCCAGCCCCGATGCCATTGCGGAATTCCGCCTGGTGACCAACACTCTCAACCCGGAATACGGACGCGCTTCCGGGGCGACTGTGAATGCCATCACGAAGTCCGGTACCAACCAATTTCACGGCAGCGGGTTTGAATTCTTCCGGGACACCAGTCTCGATACCCGCAACTTCTTCGGCGCTCCGCATCAAGCGGTGATTTTCCACCAGAACCAATTCGGTGGGACCATCGGAGGTCCCATTCGGAAGAATAACACCTTCTTTTTCTTCTCTTATCAGGGAACTCGGAACCGGGTGCCTCAGGCGGGTGGAAACTCCCCCGTGTACACCCAGGACCAGCGGAACGGTATCTTCCCGGATCTCGCCACGTCCTCGGTCTTGTCACCCTTCCCCCTGAAGGGCGAGAACGGAACTTTGTTTCCGGCTGGGACGCCGTATTCCACCATTTTCCCCACCGGACATATTCCCACAGCAGACTTCAATTCGGTCGCAGCGGGCCTGATGAACAAATTCGTTCCACTCCCCAATTCGGGTGCTAATTTCCTGTTTAACCCGACTACGACTGGATTAGCAGACCAGCTTATTGCTCGCATCGACCACACCTTCAGCACGAAAGATTCGATTTGGGGGAATTGGTTCTGGCAGAGAAACCCTACCACGGATACGTTGCCTTTCACGGGCGCCAATTTGCCGGGGTTCGCGGACGTGAACCAACGCCATCTTCAGCAGTACACGGCCAACTGGACCCACGTGCTCAACGACCATGTTGTGAACGAAGCCCGCTTTGGGTACAGTCGATTTAATTTTGCGGCGGTTACCCCAGTCACGCCAACGCTGCCGTCCTCAGTGGGTTTCACCGGGATCACCCCTCAAAACCCCGGATCGGCGGGGCTCCCCGTGATCACCGTCAGCGGGTTGTTTACCCTGGGATTTTCCACTAATGGCCCTCAGCCGAGAATCGATCAAACGTACCAGGTCACTGACAATCTGTCGTGGGTGAAGGGGAAGCACACGCTGAAATTCGGGTTCGATATGCGACGCGCTCAAGTGTACAACCCGTTCAACAATTCGAACAGTGGTTCATTTGGCTTTGGCGGTTCCGGATTATTCAGCACGGGAAATGCCGGGGCTGATTTCCTGCTGGGAATTCCGGACACTTACAACCAGGGCAGCGGTGACATCATCAATGCCCGCACGCAAGAGTACTACATCTACGCACAGGATCAATACAAGGTCCGACCCAACCTCACGCTGACTTACGGCGTGGGCTGGCAGATTGACACTCCCCTGAACGACAATTTTCATGACAATCACGCCATGGTCGCGTTCCGGCCGGGACAGCAGTCCACGGTATTTCCGACTGCTCCGGTTGGATATGTATTCCAGGGTGATGCGGGCGTGAATGCGTCAGGCTCGACTTACTTCAAGGATTTCGGCCCTCGTTTCGGATTTGCGTGGAGTCCGAATTGGGGTTGGCTCTCCGGCGGAGCGGGCAAAATGAGCATTCGCGGTGGATTTGGCCTTTACTTCAACCGCTCGCTCGAAGAGCAGACCTTGCAGTTCTTGGCCGATCCACCTTTCGGACTTTCCTCACCGGGGGCTTCCACGGTTGCTGGCGGGACCGGCAGTCCGGGCTTTGCCAATCCGTTTTGCGATGTCGCCGGTCGCGGGTGCGTTCCCAATCAATTTCCGTTCGGGGGCATTGCGCCCGGCACCCGGGTCGATTTCGCCTCGCTCTCTCCGTTTTTTGCCCTGTTCCAGGATCCCAAGACCCGACCCGCCTACTCACAGAACTTCAACCTCACGGTGGAGCGTCAATTGCCGGCCGACATGATCCTCTCCATCGGCTATGTGGGCGCTTTGGCCCGTCACAACGTGCTGATTCGGTCGTTGAGTCCCGGTCTGAATCAGGCCGGATGTGCGGCAAATCCCTCCTGTGTGGCCAACCGCGTCAATCAGGGATTTGTATTCCCGCAGAATTTCCCATTCGATATCAACGTGCTGGGCACGGTGCCGTGGAACACGGAGACCGTGGGGAACTCGAATTACAACGCCCTGCAGGTCAGCTTGAACAAACACTTTTCCCATGGCATGCAGTTCCTGGCGTCCTACACGTGGTCACACGCGATGGACAATGCCTCGGGCTTTGAGGATTCGGGATTCGGCGGAGGCGGTTTTGGACAGTTTGGAAGCGCGCGTGGCACGAATCCTTTCAACCTCAACGCCGGCTACGGGAATTCTGCTTACGATGCATCCCAGCGGTTTGTCTTCAGCTACACGTACGAGCTTCCCTTCGCCCACTTGATGGGACATAACCGTTTGACGGATGGATGGAAGATCACCGGCATCACGACGTTCCAGAGCGGGTTGGCCCTGGACGTGGTGGATGGCGGCTTCCGCTCTCTGTCGTGCTGGCAGTTTGACTTCGGGGTGTGCGCCGACGCGCCGAACTCGACTGGACCGGTTCAGTTCACCGATCCGCGCACTGCATCCTTCGTCAACGGCATCAAGGGTGGAACCACTTCGCGTACCAATTACTGGTTCAATCCGAACACCTTTGCCCTGGAGCCCTTCGGGACCTTTGGCAATGTGGGACGAAACAATTTGAGTGCTCCGGGTGTTTACAACTTTGATTTCGCGTTGTTCAAGGATACGAAGATCACGGAGTCGACCAAGGTGGAGTTGAGGTTTGAATTCTACAATTTCTTCAACCACACTCAGTTCAATGCTCCCGGTACCACGGATGTCAACTCGTCGAACTTCGGCCGGATCACTTCCGCAGCTCAACCACGACTGATCCAATTGGCAGCGAAGTTCTACTTCTAG
- a CDS encoding glutaminyl-peptide cyclotransferase, protein MYRILLEIIIPWIILTAPACTERAGNGPRESSPPVSSDVRGSTNGVPFYTFQVIKSWPHDPAAYTQGLEFSNGVLYESTGLFGRSSLRRVDLESGKVLQQHDLPSEYFGEGITVLGDKIYQLTWQSHKGFVYDRQTFQPLKEFSYTGEGWGLTHDDRSLIMSDGTNEIRFLDPVSLQTQRTVRVLSDGQPLANLNELEYVKGEIYANVYESDYIVRLDPGSGKVLGWIDLTGLLPAADRGQPVDVLNGIAYDAAKDRLVVTGKLWPKLFEIRLVRK, encoded by the coding sequence ATGTACCGGATCCTTCTTGAGATAATCATCCCATGGATCATTCTCACTGCTCCAGCCTGTACCGAAAGGGCGGGAAATGGCCCGAGAGAATCATCTCCACCGGTCTCCAGCGATGTCCGCGGCTCCACAAACGGAGTTCCGTTCTATACCTTTCAAGTCATCAAGAGCTGGCCTCACGACCCTGCCGCCTACACGCAGGGATTGGAATTCTCCAATGGAGTGCTCTATGAGAGCACGGGGTTATTTGGGAGGTCCAGCCTTCGCAGAGTGGATCTCGAGAGTGGGAAGGTCCTCCAGCAGCATGATCTGCCGTCGGAATATTTCGGCGAGGGCATTACGGTTCTCGGGGACAAGATCTATCAACTCACGTGGCAGTCCCACAAGGGATTCGTCTATGACCGCCAGACGTTTCAACCTCTCAAGGAATTTTCGTACACCGGCGAGGGGTGGGGTTTGACGCATGATGACCGTTCTCTGATCATGAGCGACGGGACGAACGAAATCCGGTTTCTCGATCCGGTCAGTCTTCAGACCCAGCGCACGGTCCGCGTGTTGAGCGATGGCCAGCCCCTGGCGAATCTGAACGAGCTCGAATATGTCAAAGGAGAGATCTATGCGAACGTGTACGAAAGCGATTACATTGTCCGCCTCGATCCGGGGTCGGGGAAGGTATTGGGTTGGATTGATCTGACCGGACTCCTGCCGGCAGCCGATCGCGGGCAACCGGTCGATGTCCTCAACGGCATTGCCTATGACGCGGCGAAAGATCGATTGGTCGTGACGGGGAAGTTGTGGCCGAAATTATTTGAGATCCGGTTGGTGAGGAAGTAG
- the fumC gene encoding class II fumarate hydratase, with product MNHRIESDTMGEIPVPSDKYWGAQTQRSFENFVIGGQKMPLEVIRAFAVLKKAAALTNVELGVLSREKAEVIGRVCDEISQGKLDEHFPLVVWQTGSGTQSNMNVNEVISNRAIELLGGQMGSKKPIHPNDDVNKSQSSNDTFPTAMHIAAYKLIVEHTLPRMERLKQTLDQKSASFMSIVKIGRTHLMDATPLTLGQEFSGYASQLKHSLNAIRNSLDHLAELALGGTAVGTGLNAPKGFAENVAARIAELSGHPFKSAENKFESLACHDALVETSGALKTAAASLMKIANDIRLLASGPRCGIGEISIPSNEPGSSIMPGKVNPTQTEAMTMVCAQVMGNDVAINIGGLGGHFELNVFKPMMIFNLLNSARLLADACDSFNKHCVMGIEPNHERIRSHLENSLMLVTALNPHIGYDKSAAIAKKAHREGLTLRQAAIQLGYVTDEEFSRYVVPEKMVGELL from the coding sequence ATGAACCACCGTATTGAATCGGATACCATGGGAGAAATTCCGGTCCCCTCGGATAAATACTGGGGGGCGCAGACGCAGCGGTCGTTCGAGAACTTTGTGATTGGCGGGCAAAAAATGCCCCTTGAAGTGATCCGCGCCTTTGCGGTCTTAAAGAAAGCGGCCGCACTGACCAATGTAGAGTTGGGTGTCCTGTCGCGGGAGAAGGCCGAGGTGATTGGCCGCGTGTGTGATGAGATCTCTCAAGGGAAGCTCGACGAACACTTCCCCCTGGTGGTATGGCAGACGGGGTCGGGCACCCAGTCCAACATGAACGTCAATGAGGTCATTTCCAACCGGGCCATCGAGTTGCTGGGGGGCCAGATGGGCTCAAAGAAACCCATCCATCCCAATGACGACGTCAATAAATCGCAGTCCTCCAATGACACCTTCCCGACGGCCATGCACATTGCCGCCTACAAGTTGATCGTGGAACATACCCTCCCCCGGATGGAACGGTTGAAACAGACGTTGGATCAGAAATCCGCGTCCTTCATGAGCATTGTCAAGATCGGGCGCACCCACTTGATGGACGCCACGCCGCTCACTCTGGGCCAGGAGTTTTCCGGTTATGCCTCTCAACTGAAACACTCCCTCAACGCCATCCGGAATTCGCTGGATCACCTGGCGGAGCTGGCGCTGGGTGGGACAGCGGTGGGAACCGGATTAAACGCTCCCAAGGGGTTTGCAGAGAACGTGGCCGCCAGGATTGCGGAATTATCCGGCCATCCTTTCAAGAGTGCCGAGAACAAGTTCGAATCACTCGCCTGCCACGACGCCCTTGTCGAAACGTCCGGGGCCCTGAAAACGGCAGCGGCCAGTCTCATGAAGATTGCCAACGATATTCGCCTTCTGGCCTCAGGTCCGCGGTGCGGAATCGGAGAGATTAGCATCCCTTCGAACGAGCCCGGGTCCTCGATCATGCCCGGCAAGGTCAATCCCACCCAGACAGAGGCGATGACCATGGTTTGCGCTCAGGTGATGGGAAATGACGTCGCGATTAATATAGGGGGCCTCGGCGGACACTTCGAGCTGAATGTCTTCAAACCCATGATGATTTTCAATTTGTTGAACTCCGCCCGGTTACTGGCAGACGCCTGCGATTCGTTCAACAAACACTGCGTCATGGGGATCGAGCCGAACCATGAGCGAATTCGATCTCACCTGGAAAATTCCCTCATGCTGGTTACGGCGCTGAACCCTCACATCGGTTACGACAAATCCGCCGCCATCGCAAAAAAGGCGCACCGGGAGGGTCTCACGCTGAGACAAGCCGCAATCCAACTCGGCTACGTGACCGACGAGGAGTTCTCGAGGTATGTTGTCCCGGAGAAGATGGTGGGAGAACTTTTGTGA
- a CDS encoding macro domain-containing protein: protein MKVSVLEGDITEQVEVDAIVNAANTDLVLGAGVAGAIRRKGGDVIDRESRAKGPIRLGEAIATTAGNLPNKAVIHAAVMGYRMEDERIPKRPGSLTSGEIIYKATQASLLIATDLKMKSLAFPALGTGVAGFPTDECAEAMVRAVRDFAPSHPQSSVGQVIFVLFDPRSFKIFQEAINRK, encoded by the coding sequence ATGAAGGTCTCTGTGCTGGAGGGGGACATTACCGAGCAGGTCGAAGTGGATGCCATTGTAAATGCGGCCAATACCGACTTGGTTCTGGGGGCGGGTGTGGCCGGTGCGATCCGGCGCAAGGGGGGAGATGTCATTGACCGGGAGTCGCGCGCCAAAGGTCCGATCCGGTTGGGTGAGGCGATCGCGACGACGGCAGGAAATCTCCCCAACAAGGCGGTCATTCATGCTGCTGTCATGGGCTACCGGATGGAGGATGAACGGATACCCAAGAGACCAGGCTCTCTGACGAGCGGCGAAATCATTTACAAGGCGACACAAGCGAGCCTCCTCATCGCGACCGATCTCAAGATGAAATCCCTGGCGTTTCCGGCCCTGGGCACGGGCGTTGCCGGTTTTCCGACGGATGAGTGCGCCGAAGCCATGGTCCGGGCCGTCCGCGATTTCGCTCCAAGCCACCCCCAATCGAGCGTCGGGCAGGTTATCTTCGTCTTGTTTGACCCGCGTTCGTTCAAGATTTTCCAGGAGGCCATCAACCGGAAGTAA
- the lnt gene encoding apolipoprotein N-acyltransferase: MLRTLLTSPGARRAQLAVLSGFLLALTFPKFNCGWLAWFALLPLFFVLLQPISRRASFLYSLVFGGVFYALLLYWVAGVMHQFGFLPLPLAILFLLGFSIYNALFLALFGILARKILTQNYLYLKWFLPTPPQIALLNSALVAALWVSVEFLQTHLFGGFPWCLLGYSLVNYLGLMQVTTVTGIYGVSFLVCGINVLLAQALYQRKRPLFVGTAIVLGLLLTGDFALRTWWLGGSTDSVSVRSQGGPARHDVAILQVNIPQDTDWTRPVFDAWLSTLEKMLLASPGEIAVMPENPAPFYYPDDRTFTERLESMANRSGAYLIAGVVMSHSDAQGHAGTFNSAATLAPDGHLVAAYDKQHLVPFGEYVPLRRYLSFAGKLTQEVSDFSAGDRFTLSPLHENRAGIFICYEAIFPDLVRRFTAAGAEVLINITNDGWYGDSSAPYQHFEMSRVRAIENRRYLVRAANTGISAIVDPYGRIITRTKLNTQVVLHGEIEYRTDRTFYVRFGDVFAWLCVLWSGGFLGFVSFRKREGR; encoded by the coding sequence ATGCTCAGAACACTCCTGACGAGCCCGGGCGCGCGACGTGCCCAGTTAGCCGTTCTCTCGGGCTTCCTGCTGGCCCTGACCTTCCCGAAGTTCAACTGTGGCTGGCTCGCGTGGTTTGCGCTCCTGCCCCTCTTCTTTGTTCTGCTTCAGCCCATCAGCCGTCGTGCCTCATTTCTGTATTCGCTTGTGTTCGGAGGCGTGTTCTATGCGCTGTTGCTCTACTGGGTGGCGGGGGTCATGCACCAGTTCGGATTTCTTCCTCTCCCTCTCGCCATCCTGTTCCTTCTCGGGTTCTCAATTTACAATGCGCTGTTTCTCGCGCTGTTCGGGATCCTGGCCCGCAAGATCCTGACCCAAAATTACCTCTATCTGAAGTGGTTTCTCCCCACCCCTCCCCAGATCGCTCTGCTCAATTCCGCTCTCGTGGCGGCCCTCTGGGTGTCCGTGGAGTTTTTGCAGACTCACCTCTTTGGCGGCTTTCCCTGGTGCTTGCTCGGCTATAGCCTCGTGAACTACCTCGGTCTCATGCAGGTGACCACGGTGACCGGAATTTACGGAGTTTCATTTCTTGTGTGCGGGATCAACGTCTTATTGGCGCAGGCGCTGTACCAGCGGAAACGGCCTTTGTTTGTGGGGACCGCGATTGTCCTGGGCCTGCTCCTTACAGGGGACTTCGCCCTTCGCACCTGGTGGCTGGGAGGATCGACGGACAGCGTTTCAGTGCGGTCGCAGGGAGGGCCGGCCCGGCATGACGTCGCTATCCTTCAAGTGAATATCCCTCAGGACACCGATTGGACTCGCCCCGTTTTTGATGCCTGGCTGTCGACGCTTGAAAAGATGCTTCTGGCTTCTCCCGGAGAGATCGCCGTCATGCCGGAAAATCCGGCCCCTTTTTACTATCCGGATGACCGCACTTTTACCGAGCGTTTGGAATCGATGGCAAACCGCTCAGGGGCCTATTTGATTGCGGGCGTCGTCATGTCTCACAGCGACGCCCAGGGTCATGCCGGGACTTTCAACAGCGCGGCCACGCTGGCGCCCGATGGTCATCTCGTTGCGGCCTATGACAAGCAACACCTGGTTCCTTTTGGAGAATACGTCCCTCTGCGGAGGTATCTTTCCTTTGCAGGAAAGCTCACGCAGGAGGTCAGCGATTTCAGTGCCGGTGACAGGTTCACCCTCAGCCCGCTCCATGAAAACCGGGCGGGGATTTTCATCTGTTATGAAGCCATCTTTCCGGACCTGGTCCGGCGCTTTACCGCCGCCGGCGCCGAAGTCCTGATCAATATCACCAACGACGGCTGGTATGGAGACTCTTCCGCGCCTTATCAGCACTTTGAAATGTCCCGCGTCCGGGCCATCGAAAACCGCCGCTACCTGGTTCGCGCCGCCAATACCGGGATCAGCGCGATCGTGGATCCCTATGGCCGAATCATCACGAGGACGAAACTGAACACGCAGGTCGTGCTTCACGGGGAAATAGAGTACCGCACCGACCGGACATTTTACGTTCGCTTCGGCGACGTTTTTGCGTGGCTGTGTGTCCTGTGGAGTGGGGGGTTCCTGGGATTCGTTTCTTTCAGGAAAAGAGAAGGTAGATAG
- a CDS encoding DinB family protein, translating to MKPEELVRFLTTLGETPDRILQLTQGLDHQALTWKPSSKDFSILENVCHLRDIEAEGYNVRIERLLTEDRPRLPDVDGTRLAQERDYNAQDLKAALQGFRAARVRSLQLLKGVRPAALEREGELETVGRITLEGILLKMVEHDRGHIDEVTQLVDRLVEEK from the coding sequence ATGAAACCAGAAGAGCTTGTTCGTTTCCTCACAACGCTGGGCGAGACGCCGGACCGGATTCTGCAGCTCACCCAGGGTCTCGACCACCAGGCCCTGACCTGGAAGCCCTCTTCAAAGGATTTTTCGATTCTCGAAAATGTGTGCCACCTTAGGGACATTGAGGCGGAAGGGTACAATGTGCGGATCGAAAGGCTGCTGACTGAAGACCGACCCCGCCTTCCGGATGTGGACGGGACCCGTCTGGCGCAGGAACGCGATTACAACGCTCAAGACCTGAAGGCGGCACTGCAAGGTTTCCGGGCCGCGCGTGTGCGAAGCCTCCAGCTTCTCAAAGGAGTCAGGCCCGCAGCCCTGGAGCGGGAGGGCGAGCTCGAGACGGTCGGTCGCATCACGCTGGAAGGAATTCTTCTGAAGATGGTGGAGCACGATCGCGGTCACATCGATGAAGTGACACAGCTCGTCGACAGATTGGTCGAAGAGAAATAA
- a CDS encoding cupin domain-containing protein, with translation MNKTSIAEKFALFTEHWRPKVVAALNGQEVKLVKFKGEFVWHHHADEDELFLVWKGKFRVEFRDRVVELGQGELIVIPRGVEHRPVADEEVEVLLFEPAGTRNTGNVVDANFTAPNPDRV, from the coding sequence ATGAACAAGACCAGCATTGCTGAGAAGTTCGCGCTTTTCACCGAACATTGGCGGCCCAAGGTCGTTGCGGCGCTGAATGGACAGGAAGTTAAATTGGTCAAGTTCAAGGGAGAGTTTGTCTGGCATCACCATGCCGATGAAGACGAGCTTTTTCTCGTGTGGAAGGGAAAGTTCCGCGTCGAGTTTCGGGATCGCGTCGTCGAGCTTGGACAAGGCGAACTGATTGTCATCCCGCGCGGCGTCGAGCACAGGCCTGTCGCCGACGAAGAAGTCGAGGTCCTCCTGTTTGAGCCTGCCGGAACCAGGAATACCGGCAATGTCGTTGATGCCAATTTCACGGCGCCGAATCCGGACAGGGTATGA
- a CDS encoding VIT and VWA domain-containing protein, whose amino-acid sequence MELEAPLPVKSITFSTTVNNQVASTHIEQVFQNPNRWAAEGVFYFPIPESASIEEFAMWTGGKRIVGELVERDKARQTYNEIVRRLRDPGLLEYVGKNLFQARVFPIGPGSDQKIEIRYSQILKAEQGTVKVEYPLGVGHNALAQPIGTLAGKIEIASNVALKNIYSPTHALEINRKGETRVSASFEQSQVKPTQDFILYYSLSDKEFGLSLLTYREKGKDGFFIALLSPKLELKQSQAVPKDIVFVLDTSGSMSEEGKITKAREALKFGIRSLHPGDSFNVIHFASEEHLFERGLVPATPAGIERAVEYVSKLEANGGTDINSALLAALKMFREDMRPHFIVFLTDGLPTVGEQNISRILSNTQHANPTHTRLFTVGVGYDVNTHLLDPLAEGNHGVAEYIGPKEDLEVRVSNIFTKVNSPVLTNLKLELGDVKVDDVFPRVLPDLFKGSQLVIVGRYTGSHSVDATLEGEVNSGRRTFALGTLAFPSENSETDFIPRLWAIRKVGYLMDQIRLNGESKEVKDEIVELATRYGIATPYTSFLITEDDRRAMRQIPTGGVVGGVVGGPASKSAPSPAATMSVDMAAQSGSNAVQSSVTLQRLKAAERAESSGLNNVRYVRNKTFMLKEGVWVDSQYDEQKSLPVVKIEFGSDEYFKLAAQLPGASEYFSLGTKVRFVLDGKVYEVTSN is encoded by the coding sequence GTGGAGTTGGAAGCACCCCTCCCGGTGAAGTCCATTACGTTTTCGACCACGGTCAACAACCAGGTGGCCAGTACCCATATCGAGCAGGTCTTCCAGAATCCCAATCGCTGGGCTGCCGAGGGCGTGTTTTATTTTCCAATTCCCGAGAGTGCCTCCATTGAAGAATTTGCCATGTGGACCGGGGGGAAGCGCATTGTAGGAGAGCTGGTGGAGCGCGACAAGGCCCGCCAGACCTACAACGAGATTGTCCGCCGTTTGCGCGACCCCGGTTTGCTTGAGTACGTCGGCAAGAATCTCTTCCAGGCGCGCGTCTTTCCCATTGGCCCGGGGAGCGATCAGAAGATTGAGATCCGTTATTCCCAGATTCTCAAGGCAGAGCAGGGGACCGTGAAGGTCGAATATCCTCTTGGAGTCGGCCACAATGCCTTGGCGCAGCCGATCGGAACGCTTGCCGGAAAAATCGAAATTGCGTCCAACGTGGCGTTGAAGAACATTTACTCACCTACCCACGCGCTGGAAATCAACCGGAAGGGCGAGACCCGCGTCTCTGCGAGCTTCGAACAATCGCAGGTGAAGCCTACCCAGGATTTCATTCTGTATTATTCCCTTTCCGACAAGGAATTCGGTCTGAGCTTGTTGACCTACCGCGAAAAAGGCAAGGACGGGTTCTTCATAGCCCTGCTCTCGCCGAAGCTCGAGTTGAAACAGAGCCAAGCCGTTCCCAAGGACATCGTCTTTGTCCTCGACACCTCCGGCTCCATGAGCGAAGAGGGAAAAATCACCAAGGCGCGCGAGGCCTTGAAATTCGGCATCCGCTCGCTTCACCCCGGCGATTCGTTTAATGTCATTCACTTTGCGAGTGAGGAGCACCTCTTTGAAAGGGGGCTGGTGCCGGCGACCCCGGCCGGGATCGAACGCGCGGTGGAATACGTGTCCAAGCTGGAGGCGAACGGCGGCACGGACATTAACTCGGCATTGCTGGCTGCCCTGAAAATGTTCCGCGAGGACATGCGGCCCCACTTCATCGTGTTCTTGACCGACGGCCTGCCCACCGTGGGAGAACAGAACATCAGCCGGATCCTCAGCAACACCCAACATGCCAATCCGACCCACACGCGTCTCTTCACGGTGGGCGTGGGATACGACGTCAACACCCATCTGCTGGATCCCCTGGCCGAAGGGAATCACGGGGTCGCTGAGTACATCGGGCCGAAGGAAGACCTGGAGGTGCGCGTCTCCAATATCTTCACGAAAGTGAATTCGCCGGTGCTGACCAACCTGAAGCTGGAGCTGGGTGATGTAAAAGTCGACGATGTCTTTCCCCGGGTGCTCCCTGATTTGTTCAAAGGTTCCCAACTCGTGATTGTCGGGCGTTACACAGGAAGCCATTCGGTCGATGCGACGCTCGAAGGGGAAGTCAATTCGGGAAGGCGCACCTTCGCCCTCGGGACCCTGGCGTTCCCTTCAGAGAATTCCGAAACCGACTTCATCCCGCGCCTGTGGGCTATCCGGAAAGTAGGCTATTTGATGGACCAGATCCGGCTGAATGGCGAGTCCAAGGAAGTGAAGGACGAAATCGTCGAGCTTGCCACCCGGTATGGCATCGCCACGCCCTACACCTCTTTCCTGATTACGGAGGATGACCGCCGGGCGATGCGGCAGATTCCGACGGGCGGTGTGGTCGGGGGCGTTGTGGGCGGGCCCGCCTCCAAGTCGGCCCCCTCGCCGGCCGCCACCATGTCGGTCGACATGGCCGCCCAATCAGGTTCCAACGCGGTCCAATCCAGTGTCACTCTGCAGCGGCTTAAAGCCGCGGAGCGTGCCGAAAGTTCCGGGCTGAACAATGTCCGCTACGTCCGCAACAAGACCTTCATGTTGAAGGAGGGGGTCTGGGTGGATTCGCAATACGACGAGCAGAAGTCGCTCCCCGTGGTGAAGATCGAATTTGGCAGCGACGAGTATTTCAAGTTGGCGGCGCAACTCCCCGGGGCCTCGGAGTACTTCTCGTTGGGCACGAAGGTCAGGTTCGTCCTGGACGGGAAGGTTTATGAAGTGACTTCAAATTGA